In the Armatimonadota bacterium genome, GCGAGGAAGCCGGCGGCCACCGCCTCCTGGCCGCTGTAGACGTGCAGGTAGCCACCGATCTTGCCGCGGCGGAACGCCCGTTCGGTCTCCTCCTCGAAGCGGCGAGCGATGACCATCTGCCGGTACCAGGCGACCGCCGACGTCAGGTGCTCGGGCGACCGCCGGTCCGTCGCGAGCGCGGAGGTGGCGCTGTCGTCGGGCCGGCCCGTCCGGTTGGGCATGCCGTCCTGCTCCCTCCCCATGGCCTCGTGGGCGGAAGGATGAGCCGCGCGCACGCGCGGAGGTGCCGGCGCTGCGCGCGCACTTCATTACTATACCAGATCCGCGCAACCCGCCCTCCGAGGTCGGTCCGCACTGTCTGCGGACGGGGCGGCACGGCGCCGTGCGCGGCAGGCGCGGACGTGTCGCGCCGCGGTCGTCGGCGCACGAGGTGATTTGCGTGCGGGCGGCGCTGCGGGTAGGCTAGAGGCAGCGCCAGAAAGGAGCCGGCATGTCCACCGACGCCCTGGACGCGTTCGTCGCCACGTTGCCCAAGATCGAGCTCCACGTCCACCTGGAGACGTCGCTGCGCCTGCGGCGCCTGGTCGAGCGCACCGGCGCGGGGCCGGCGCTGGGCGCGCCGCACCTGGTGGCCGACCCCGCGGTGTTCGTCGGCTACGACCGCCTGCGCCGGCTGCGGTACGCCGGGCGCGCCGGGCGGGTACCCGACGCCTGGTACACCCGGGAGCGCATCGCCGCCATCACGGCCGAGCTGGTGCGGGAGGCGGCGGCGCAGCACGTCCGGTACGTGGAGGTGCGGGTGGGCGGCCGCCGCGGCTTCGCGCTGCTGGGTGTCCGCGGCATGCTGGAGGCGATGGCCGAGGGCGCAGCCAGCGTGCGGGAGCTGGGGGTCGGCTACGGGGCGATCGTCACGGTGGTGCGCGAGCGCGGGCCCGAGGACGCGGCACGCCTGGTGGCCGAGGCCGTCGCGTGCCGCGACTGCGGCGTGGTCGGCATCGACCTGGCCGGCGACGAGCAGAACTTCCCGCCGGCGCTGTTCGCCGCCGCGCTGCGGCCAGCACGCGACGCCGGGCTGGGCCTGACGGTGCACGCCGGCGAGTTCGCCGGACCGGCGGGCATCTGGACGGCCCTGTACCACCTGGGCGCCGATCGCATCGGCCACGGCATCCGCGCCGTGGAGGACCCGGCACTGCTCGACCACCTGCGCCACCGCGGGGTGACGCTGGAGCTGTGCCCGACCAGCAACGTGCGGTTGGGGCTGGTGCCGTCGCTGGCCCGGCACCCGCTGGGCGCACTGCGCCGCGCCGGCGTGTCGGTCACCGTCAACAGCGACGATCCGCTGCTGCTCCAGACCTCGCTCTCCCGGGAGCTGACGGCCGTCGCGCGGGCGCAGGGCCTGACGCCGGCCGACCTGGTGGAGCTGCAGGCGGCGGCCGCCCGTGCCGCGTTCGCCCCCGAGGCCGTGCGGCAGGCGCTGGAAGCCGCGGTCCGCGCGGTGCCGCTGGCGGCCGCGGGCGGCAGCCCCGTGCCGTGACGAGCCTTGATTTGTTGAGTGAATTAGTCTAGAATTGGCGCGTGCGGCGGTGCGATTCATGCCGCCGCCAGGAGGAGCGCATGGCCGATCTCGTCATCCGGGACCTCCACGTGCAGGTGGAGGACAAGGTGATCCTCAAGGGCGTTACCCTAGACGTCAGCCGGGGAGAGATCCACGCCCTCATGGGGCCCAACGGCTCGGGCAAGAGCACCCTCGCCAACGTCCTGATGGGCAACCCGTTCTACCAGGTGGTGCGCGGCGAGGTGCTCTACAAGGGCGAGGACCTGCTGGCCATGTCGCCCGACGAACGGGCCCGCAAGGGGTTGTTCATCGCCTTCCAGTACCCGGTGAGCATTCCGGGTGTGACCATGGCCAGCTTCCTGCGCACGGCGGTCTCGGCCCGTCGGGGCATGGAGCAGGAGCTGGTGCCCGTGGCGGAGTTCCAGCGGCTGGTGCGGGCCAAGCTCGAGGCCCTGAAGATGGATCCGGCCATCCTGGGCCGCTACGTCAACGAGGGCTTCTCGGGTGGCGAGAAGAAGCGCGCCGAGATCCTGCAGATGGCGCTGCTGGAGCCCGAGATCGCCATCATGGACGAGACCGACTCGGGGCTGGACATCGACTCGGTCAAGATCGTGGCCGACGGCATCATGCGCATGTACGAGGAGCAGCGGGGCGGCATGGGCGTGCTGGTGATCACCCACTACTCGCGGATCCTCCAGTACATCCGCCCGCACCACGTGCACATCATGTACGACGGGCGGGTGGTGGTCTCGGGCGGACCCGAGCTGGCCCAGGAGCTGGAGGAGCGCGGGTACGAGGAGATCCGCCGCCAGTTCGAGGTGATCGCGGCCGAGGTTCAGGAGGCCGGCGCCGTCCGCCGCGCCGGGAAGGTGTTCTGGGTGGTACACTGAGGGCGCGGCGTGCGCAGGTGACGCGCCGCCGCGCCGGGGTGTGATGTCCGACCGCCGGGACGTCGTCGCCAGCCACCGGCGGGGGCGCAGGGCCCGACGGTCGAGGACAGGACCTGACGGTCGAGGAGAGGACCTGACGGTCGAGGAGAGGATCGATGGCGACCACGAGTCCGCTGGGGATCGAGCTCGACCACTACAAGTACGGCTTCCGCGAGCCCGAGAGGTACGTCTTCAAGTCGCGCCGCGGGCTCGATCGGGAGGTCGTCGAGCAGATCTCCTACATGAAGCAGGAGCCGGACTGGATGCGGGCGTTCCGGCTCCACGCCTACGAGCACTTCGTGCGGCGGCCCATGCCCACGTGGGGCGCCGACCTGTCGGGCATCAACTTCGACGAGATCTACTACTACATCAAGCCCACCGAGAAGCAGGGGCGGTCGTGGGACGAGCTGCCCGAGGAGATCAAGCGCACCTACGATCGGCTGGGCATCCCCGAAGCCGAGAAGAAGTTCCTGGCGGGGGTGGGGGCCCAGTACGAGAGCGAGGTCGTCTACCACAACCTCAAGGAGGAGTGGGAGCGCCTCGGCGTCATCTTCGTCGACACCGACACGGCGGTACGGCTCTACCCCGACCTGGTGCGCGAGTACTTCGGTACCGTGGTCCCGCCCGAAGACAACAAGTTCGCCGCGCTCAACTCGGCGGTATGGTCGGGCGGCTCGTTCATCTACGTGCCGGCCAACGTCAAGGTGGACATCCCGCTCCAGGCCTACTTCCGCATCAACGCCGAGGCCATGGGGCAGTTCGAGCGGACCCTCATCATCTGCGAGCCCGGCTCCTACGTGCACTACGTCGAAGGGTGCACGGCGCCGATCTACACCACCGACTCGCTGCACTCCGCCGTGGTGGAGATCATCGTCAAGGAAGGCGCCCGGTGCCGCTACACGACCATCCAGAACTGGTCCAAGAACGTCTACAACCTGGTGACCAAGCGCGCGGTGGCGTACCGGGACGCCACCATGGAGTGGGTGGACGGGAATTTGGGCTCCAAGATCACGATGAAGTACCCCTCGGTCTACATGGTCGAGCCCGGCGCCAAGGCCGAGATCCTGTCGGTGGCCTTCGCGGGCGCCGGTCAGCATCAGGACCCCGGGGGCAAGGTCGTCCACGCCGCGCCCCACACCCAGTCGAGCATCGTGAGCAAGTCGATCGCCAAGGACGGCGGGCGGGCCGGGTACCGCGGGCTGGTCAAGGTCTACCCCGGCGCCAAGGGCAGCCGGTGCGCGGTGCGCTGCGACGCGCTGATCCTCGACCCGCGCAGCCGGTCCGATACGTATCCGTACATGGAGATCGACGAGGAGGACGTTTCCATCACCCACGAGGCGACGGTCTCCAAGGTCTCCGACGAGCAGCTGTTCTACCTGATGAGCCGCGGCATCAAGGAGGACGAGGCGATGAACATGATCGTCCGCGGCTTCATCGAGCCCATCGTGAAGGAGCTGCCCCTGGAGTACGCCGTGGAGCTGAACCGCCTGATCGCCCTGGAGATGGAGGGCTCGGTGGGCTGAGCCGGGACGCCGCGGCGGGGGCCGACGGGCACCCGCCGCTGGCGCGCGGCCGGGCGCGGCCTGGTCGGGCGGCGCAGGTTCCGTTCCGGGCGACAGCGGGCAGCGTGCCCGCCTCCGCACGGCCGCCCCGAGCCGCGTACGGACGCATCGACGCGTACGGAGGAGCACCGTGAGCGATCGCACGTCGTCCCTCGTCGCGCGGGCCGGGCTGCTGGACCCGGCCGCCCTCGAGGCTGCCAGCCGACAGGCCAACGATCCCGCCTGGATGCGGGAGCGCCGTGACGCTGCCTGGGCCGCCGCCATGCGCCTGCCCCACCCGGCCGAGGTCTGGCCCGAGGAGTGGCGGCGTACCGACACCAGCGGCCTGGACCTGGCTGCGGTCGGCCTGGCCACGGAACCGGGGGCCCTGCCACCCGAATCCGCAGCGGTCGGCGGCCCCGACGAGCGGGCCGGCCTGCTGGTTGCCGCCGACGGGCGTGCCGTGGTGGAGGTCGAGGCCGCGCTGCGTGACCGCGGCGTGATCTTCTCCGACCTGGCAGGCGCCGTCGCGGCCCATCCTGAGCTCGTCCGCGAGTACTTCCTGCGCACCGTACCCGAGGTCGACCGGCACCGCTTCCGGGCGCTCCACGCCGCGCTGTGGACCGGGGGCGTGTTCCTGTACGTGCCGCCAGGCGTGGAGGTGGCGCTGCCGCTGGTGGCCCACACCTGGCTGAGTGCTGCGGGTGCCGCGATCTTCCCCCACACGGTGGTGGTGGCGGCGCCGGGGAGCCGGGTCACGGTGGTCGAGCTGTTCGGATCCGCCGACGGCGCCGCCCGGCAGGTGGCCACCGCCGTGGCCGAGCTCGTCGTGCAGGACGGCGCCCAGGTGCGCTACGTCGCCGTCCGCGACTGGGCGGCGCCCATGTGGGAGGTCGGCAGCCTGGTGCGGGCCCGCGTGGGGCGCGATGCCGCCGTGCACAGCCTGGTGGTCGGGCTGGGCGGCGGGTTGCTGAAGGTCGACGTCGAAGCGTACCTCGACGGGCCCGGCGCGTCCGCGGAGATGCTGGGCCTGTACTTCGCCGCCGACGGTCAGCACATGGACTTCCACACGCTCCAGGAGCACGCCGCGCCGCACACCACCAGCGACCTGTTGTACAAGGGGGCCGTGCGTGATACGGCCAAGACCGTCTTCGCCGGGCTGATCCGCGTCCAGTGGGGCGCCCAGAAGACCAACGCGTTCCAGTCCAACCGCAACCTGATCCTCTCGGCAGGCGCGCGGGCCGACTCGATCCCCAAGCTGGAGATCATGGCCAACGACTTGCGCTGTACCCACGGCTCGGCCACCAGCCGTCTGCACGAGGACCACATCTTCTACCTGATGAGCCGCGGCCTGACCCGGGCGCAGGCCGTGCGCATGATCGTCGAAGGGTTCTTCGCCGACGTCTTCGACCGGATCCCCGTCGAGCGGCTGCGCGCGTACCTGCAGGCGCGCATCGCCGACAAGATGGCCTGACCATGGACGAGGTCGCTGCCGACACCTTCGTGCGGGTCGCCACCCTGGCCGAGGTGCCGCCGGGTACGGCCAGAGCGGTGGACGTGGCCGGCCGGCGGATCGCCCTGGTGAACGTCGGGGGCACCGTGTACGCCATCGACGACACCTGTACCCACGAGCGCGTGTCGCTGGCCGGTGGGCAGGTCACCGGCGAGATCATCGTCTGCCCCAAGCACGGCTCGCGGTTCCACGTCCCGACCGGCCGGGTGCTGTCCCTGCCCGCGGTCCGGCCGGTCAGCACCTACGCGGTGAAGGTGGAGGGCGACGCCATCTGGGTGTCGCCGCAGCCCCGGCCCGGCCAGGGGATGCCGCATCGGCGGTAGGGGGAGGGCGGCCGTGGATCTGGGCGCGCGCGTGCGGGGCGACTTCCCCCTGCTGGCCCGGACGGTGCACGGCAAGCCCCTGGTCTACCTGGACAGCGCCGCCACGTCCCAGAAGCCGCGCGTCGTCCTGGACGCCCTGCAGGAGTACTACCGCCGCTACAACGCCAACGTGCACCGCGGCATCTACGCCATCGCCGAAGAAGCCACGGCGCGCTACGAGGCCGCGCGCGCGACCCTGGCCCGCCTCCTGCACGCCGCGCGGCCCGAGGAGATCGTCTTCACCCGCGGCACCACCGAGGCGATCAACCTGGTGGCCGGGAGCTGGGGCCGCGCCACCGTGCGCGCCGGCGACGAGATCGTCCTCACCGAGATGGAGCACCACAGCAACATCGTGCCGTGGCAGCTCCTGGCGGCCGAGAAGGGCGCCCGCCTGAAGTACGTGCCCGTCACCGAGGCGGGCCGCCTCGACATGGACGCGCTGGACCGCCTGCTCACCGAGCGCACGCGGTTGGTGGCGGTGGTGCACCAGTCCAACGTCCTGGGCACCATCAACCCGATCCGGGAGATCGCCGACCGGGCGCATGCTGTTGGCGCCCTGGTGCTGGTGGACGCCGCCCAGAGCGTGCCCAATCAGGCCATCGACGTCCAGCAGCTGGGGGCCGACTTCCTGGCCTTCTCCGGCCACAAGATGCTGGGGCCCACCGGCAGCGGGGGTCTGTGGGCCCGCTACGACCTCCTGGAGGCGATGCCGCCCTACCACGGCGGCGGCGAGATGATCGTGCGCGTCGACTACGAACGCTCGACGTTCAAGGCCCCGCCCCACCGCTTCGAGGCGGGCACGCCCCACATCGCCGGCGCCATCGTGCTGGCCGTCGCCGCCGACTACCTGCAGGGGGTGGGGTTCGACGCGATCGCCGCCTGGGAGCACACCCTGGTGGCCTATGCGCTGGAGCGGCTGCAGGACGTGCCGGGCCTGCGGATCCTGGGCCCGACGACCCCTGAGCAGCGCGGGGGCGCCATCAGCTTCGTGATGGACGTCGCGCACCCCCATGACATCGCCCAGGTGCTGGACCAGGAGGGCATCGCCATCCGCGCCGGCCACCACTGCGCCCAGCTCCTGCACCGGCGCTTCGGCGTGGAGGCCAGCGCCCGGGCCAGCGTCCACATCTACAACACCCGCGAGGACATCGACGCGCTGGTGGCGGGCCTGCACACGGTGCGCCGCCTGTTCACGCGCGCCTCCCGTCCGGTGTAGGATCAGGGTACGATGGCCCTCGACGACCTCTACCGTGAGGTCATCCTCGACCATTACGCCCACCCTCGCAACCGGGGCCGCCTCGACCCGGCGGACCTCACCGTCGAGGGCGCGAACCCGTTGTGCGGCGACGAGCTGGTGCTTTCGGTGCGGCTGGAGGGTGACCGCGTGGCGGCCGCGCGGTTCGAGGGCCGCGGCTGCTCCATCAGCCAGGCGTCGGCCTCGATGCTCACCGAGGCGATCACCGGCAAGTCGGTGGAGGAGGTGCGGGGGCTCATCGGTGCGTTCAAGGCCATGATGCGCGGCGCCGACCCCGCCGACGCCCTGGGCGACCTGGCCGCGCTCCAGGGCGTGCGCAAGTTCCCGGTGCGCATCAAGTGCGCGACGCTGGCGTGGGTGGCGCTCGAGCAGGGGCTGGACGAGCGCGCGGCGGGGCGCCCACCTGCGCGCGCCACCACCGAGACCGAGCCGGCCTGAGTTCCCCGCGGACTGCGGCAGGCGGATCGCGCCGCCAGCCGGTGGCCACCCTGACTTC is a window encoding:
- a CDS encoding SUF system NifU family Fe-S cluster assembly protein is translated as MALDDLYREVILDHYAHPRNRGRLDPADLTVEGANPLCGDELVLSVRLEGDRVAAARFEGRGCSISQASASMLTEAITGKSVEEVRGLIGAFKAMMRGADPADALGDLAALQGVRKFPVRIKCATLAWVALEQGLDERAAGRPPARATTETEPA
- the sufD gene encoding Fe-S cluster assembly protein SufD, which translates into the protein MSDRTSSLVARAGLLDPAALEAASRQANDPAWMRERRDAAWAAAMRLPHPAEVWPEEWRRTDTSGLDLAAVGLATEPGALPPESAAVGGPDERAGLLVAADGRAVVEVEAALRDRGVIFSDLAGAVAAHPELVREYFLRTVPEVDRHRFRALHAALWTGGVFLYVPPGVEVALPLVAHTWLSAAGAAIFPHTVVVAAPGSRVTVVELFGSADGAARQVATAVAELVVQDGAQVRYVAVRDWAAPMWEVGSLVRARVGRDAAVHSLVVGLGGGLLKVDVEAYLDGPGASAEMLGLYFAADGQHMDFHTLQEHAAPHTTSDLLYKGAVRDTAKTVFAGLIRVQWGAQKTNAFQSNRNLILSAGARADSIPKLEIMANDLRCTHGSATSRLHEDHIFYLMSRGLTRAQAVRMIVEGFFADVFDRIPVERLRAYLQARIADKMA
- a CDS encoding non-heme iron oxygenase ferredoxin subunit — its product is MDEVAADTFVRVATLAEVPPGTARAVDVAGRRIALVNVGGTVYAIDDTCTHERVSLAGGQVTGEIIVCPKHGSRFHVPTGRVLSLPAVRPVSTYAVKVEGDAIWVSPQPRPGQGMPHRR
- the sufC gene encoding Fe-S cluster assembly ATPase SufC, giving the protein MADLVIRDLHVQVEDKVILKGVTLDVSRGEIHALMGPNGSGKSTLANVLMGNPFYQVVRGEVLYKGEDLLAMSPDERARKGLFIAFQYPVSIPGVTMASFLRTAVSARRGMEQELVPVAEFQRLVRAKLEALKMDPAILGRYVNEGFSGGEKKRAEILQMALLEPEIAIMDETDSGLDIDSVKIVADGIMRMYEEQRGGMGVLVITHYSRILQYIRPHHVHIMYDGRVVVSGGPELAQELEERGYEEIRRQFEVIAAEVQEAGAVRRAGKVFWVVH
- the sufB gene encoding Fe-S cluster assembly protein SufB — encoded protein: MATTSPLGIELDHYKYGFREPERYVFKSRRGLDREVVEQISYMKQEPDWMRAFRLHAYEHFVRRPMPTWGADLSGINFDEIYYYIKPTEKQGRSWDELPEEIKRTYDRLGIPEAEKKFLAGVGAQYESEVVYHNLKEEWERLGVIFVDTDTAVRLYPDLVREYFGTVVPPEDNKFAALNSAVWSGGSFIYVPANVKVDIPLQAYFRINAEAMGQFERTLIICEPGSYVHYVEGCTAPIYTTDSLHSAVVEIIVKEGARCRYTTIQNWSKNVYNLVTKRAVAYRDATMEWVDGNLGSKITMKYPSVYMVEPGAKAEILSVAFAGAGQHQDPGGKVVHAAPHTQSSIVSKSIAKDGGRAGYRGLVKVYPGAKGSRCAVRCDALILDPRSRSDTYPYMEIDEEDVSITHEATVSKVSDEQLFYLMSRGIKEDEAMNMIVRGFIEPIVKELPLEYAVELNRLIALEMEGSVG
- the add gene encoding adenosine deaminase; this translates as MSTDALDAFVATLPKIELHVHLETSLRLRRLVERTGAGPALGAPHLVADPAVFVGYDRLRRLRYAGRAGRVPDAWYTRERIAAITAELVREAAAQHVRYVEVRVGGRRGFALLGVRGMLEAMAEGAASVRELGVGYGAIVTVVRERGPEDAARLVAEAVACRDCGVVGIDLAGDEQNFPPALFAAALRPARDAGLGLTVHAGEFAGPAGIWTALYHLGADRIGHGIRAVEDPALLDHLRHRGVTLELCPTSNVRLGLVPSLARHPLGALRRAGVSVTVNSDDPLLLQTSLSRELTAVARAQGLTPADLVELQAAAARAAFAPEAVRQALEAAVRAVPLAAAGGSPVP
- a CDS encoding cysteine desulfurase, with protein sequence MDLGARVRGDFPLLARTVHGKPLVYLDSAATSQKPRVVLDALQEYYRRYNANVHRGIYAIAEEATARYEAARATLARLLHAARPEEIVFTRGTTEAINLVAGSWGRATVRAGDEIVLTEMEHHSNIVPWQLLAAEKGARLKYVPVTEAGRLDMDALDRLLTERTRLVAVVHQSNVLGTINPIREIADRAHAVGALVLVDAAQSVPNQAIDVQQLGADFLAFSGHKMLGPTGSGGLWARYDLLEAMPPYHGGGEMIVRVDYERSTFKAPPHRFEAGTPHIAGAIVLAVAADYLQGVGFDAIAAWEHTLVAYALERLQDVPGLRILGPTTPEQRGGAISFVMDVAHPHDIAQVLDQEGIAIRAGHHCAQLLHRRFGVEASARASVHIYNTREDIDALVAGLHTVRRLFTRASRPV